In Candidatus Cybelea sp., one genomic interval encodes:
- a CDS encoding ABC transporter permease, with protein sequence MRLLARVGRATNDFFEYTGGLTLLSAESAGFLVRLRIRVGETISQCALLGVQSLVIVVLTSLFTGMVISLESAQQAVAYGFSNLVGGAVAYASVRELGPMLTAVVVAGRVGAAIAAELGSMVVTEQIEALRSMGLEPSRFLVVPRLLALLLMLPLLTIFADVVSILGGAWIAQEYAHIPFDSFMASVRESIGFVDVIKGLVKTFVFATIIAMVGAYQGLSTRGGAAGVGKSTTFSVVLAIILIFASNFVLSFLLFNK encoded by the coding sequence CCTGACGCTGCTCTCTGCCGAATCTGCCGGCTTTCTAGTCCGCCTGCGCATTCGCGTGGGGGAGACGATCTCGCAGTGCGCCCTGCTCGGCGTGCAGTCGCTGGTGATCGTCGTTCTCACTTCGCTCTTCACCGGCATGGTGATCTCGCTCGAGTCGGCACAGCAAGCGGTCGCGTACGGCTTTTCGAACCTCGTCGGCGGTGCGGTCGCCTACGCCTCGGTGCGCGAGCTGGGGCCGATGCTGACGGCCGTCGTCGTCGCCGGCCGCGTCGGCGCGGCGATTGCCGCGGAGCTCGGCTCGATGGTCGTTACCGAGCAGATCGAGGCGCTGCGCTCGATGGGCCTGGAACCCTCGCGCTTCCTCGTCGTGCCGCGATTGCTCGCGCTGCTGCTGATGCTGCCGCTGCTCACGATCTTCGCCGACGTCGTCTCTATTCTCGGCGGTGCCTGGATCGCGCAGGAGTACGCGCATATCCCCTTCGATTCGTTCATGGCGTCGGTTCGCGAATCGATCGGCTTCGTCGACGTGATCAAAGGCTTGGTAAAAACCTTCGTCTTTGCGACGATCATCGCGATGGTCGGCGCCTATCAGGGGCTTTCGACGCGCGGCGGCGCAGCGGGCGTGGGCAAATCGACAACCTTCTCCGTTGTCCTGGCGATCATCCTGATCTTCGCCTCCAACTTCGTCCTCTCGTTCCTGCTCTTCAACAAATGA